In one Brassica oleracea var. oleracea cultivar TO1000 chromosome C9, BOL, whole genome shotgun sequence genomic region, the following are encoded:
- the LOC106315398 gene encoding choline-phosphate cytidylyltransferase 2-like encodes MASSRVVFSDLKSSPQNRKNKFYQIQTVKRLHNEWIENTYRWVTGFLEIFEEGFIRRGLQSEGVFKRGESENSQKQTGEWDEYKDERHYARVKMLKKRKRKLLRRMQKTTKSFHS; translated from the exons ATGGCTTCCTCGAGGGTGGTCTTCTCCGATTTGAAGTCCAGCCCACAGAATAGAAAGAATAAATTTTACCAG ATCCAAACTGTAAAACGGCTGCACAACGAGTGGATAGAGAATACATATCGATGGGTCACTGGATTTCTGGAAATATTTGAAGAAGGTTTCATAAGAAG GGGACTGCAATCAGAGGGGGTATTCAAGAGAGGTGAATCAGAAAATTCCCAGAAACAAACTGGAGAATG GGATGAGTATAAAGATGAACGACACTATGCAAGGGTAAAGATGTTGAAGAAGAGGAAGAGAAAACTGTTAAGACGGATGCAAAAGACAACAAAATCATTTCACTCATGA
- the LOC106315393 gene encoding protection of telomeres protein 1a: MERRKKRESDFKFKLVKLKDAINLIDQQVNLLGIVLDRKEPKLCRNNDWICTLSIIDGSYERPGLTVNVFSNKREELPNHDGMILFINIKMKSYGGGNRVNAACNKGVSSFALFKRRTDEAFICYQRTSNFRCEERYKSSMEELAKLFPTSCSLDQNLEFSFLREIKEGKPFNLLCKILLHVVNEEEDMSTIFVWDGTDAPPASIGFKDTSAVSNLSLLSRDTLRSFPTVGTILRLSLSNHLLYGVKPGDWVKLYQLLCVVDKGSWVASVTDSTTVTLAHDDHLVEKIMRIYDKRITSKFGHIPFWCFPSPPGFTETDDDQAPFVTLRDIITFSKVTYKYRCIVRVVSAFRSQEEDENRHYRVLLTLEDPTATLEAFLCDKDAEYFWGLGLQNTEMLRKQWNQLLGITRESSVSLGIRNPPWIECCIFSYYTNKADPWNTRLYKIFGTRLLDLEAV; the protein is encoded by the exons ATGGAGAGGAGGAAGAAGAGAGAGAGTGACTTCAAATTCAAGCTGGTGAAACTAAAAGACGCCATTAACCTAATCGACCAACAAGTTAATCTCCTTGGTATCGTTCTTGACCGAAAAGAACCCAAGCTATGCCGCAACAACG ATTGGATATGTACGCTTAGTATAATCGATGGTTCCTACGAAAGACCTGGCCTTACTGTTAATGTATTTAGCAATAAGCGTGAAGAGCTTCCGAACCACGATGGGATGATTCTGTTTATAAACATCAAG ATGAAATCTTATGGTGGTGGGAACAGAGTAAATGCTGCCTGTAACAAAGGGGTTTCTTCCTTTGCCTTGTTTAAAAGACGAACCGACGAGGCTTTTATCTGTTACCAACGCACCTCCAATTTTCGCTGTGAAGAGAGATACAAGAGTTCTATGGAGGAGCTAGCCAAATTGTTTCCTACTAGTTGCAGCCTTGATCAAAATCTGGAGTTTTCATTTTTGAGGGAGATCAAGGAAGGAAAACCCTTCAATCTGCTGTGCAAG ATCCTCCTCCATGTCGTCAATGAAGAAGAAGACATGAGCACCATTTTCGTTTGGGATGGAACTGATGCACCCCCTGCTTCTAT TGGGTTTAAAGACACGTCAGCTGTTAGCAATCTCTCACTTCTCTCAAGAGATACATTGCGCAGCTTTCCCACTGTTGGAACCATATTGAGACTCTCTCTAAGTAATCATCTGTTATATGGTGTTAAACCTGGTGACTGGGTGAAACTCTACCAGTTACTTTGTGTTGTTGATAAGGGATCTTGGGTAGCTAGTGTTACGGACTCCACAACGGTTACTCTAGCACATGATGATCATTTAGTAGAAAAGATTATGAG GATTTATGATAAGAGAATCACATCAAAGTTTGGGCACATTCCGTTTTGGTGTTTTCCATCTCCTCCGGGATTTACAG AAACAGATGACGATCAAGCCCCATTTGTTACACTCAGAGACATTATAACTTTCTCCAAG GTTACATACAAATACAGATGCATTGTTCGAGTCGTATCTGCATTTCGTTCGCAAGAAGAGGACGAGAATCGTCATTACCGAGTTTTGTTGACCCTGGAGGATCCAACAGCTACTTTGGAGGCTTTCTTATGCGACAAAGACGCA GAGTACTTTTGGGGCTTAGGGTTACAGAACACAGAGATGTTGAGGAAGCAGTGGAATCAGTTGCTTGGAATAACAAGGGAAAGCTCAGTGTCTTTGGGTATAAGAAATCCACCATGGATCGAGTGCTGTATCTTCTCCTATTATACCAATAAAGCTGACCCTTGGAATACAAGATTATACAAAATATTTGGCACTCGCCTTCTTGATTTAGAAGCTGTTTAG
- the LOC106314470 gene encoding uncharacterized protein LOC106314470, whose protein sequence is MALYAIRKKFRFRNIRSAPNGMVLRCFSSNCQWRAYATKLTDSDIYEIRKLDPIHTCSVDDRSGYQSQVTHHVVGEMMKACFNGSGGGPKPGEIHQVMQGDHDVQANPGTLAEIETEYKDNIGNMFKYMFLAMGASIMGFEYMRKVVVVDGTHLRGKYARCLLTASAQDGNYQVFPLAIAIVYGEKDNSWEWFFEKLQAFIPNTNNIVFVSDRHSSIYYGLAKPDNASGLSRSETLCMHPSFKETRILGLQRLEGHIDYLIGIGFGHWGRSHFPGRRYNIMTSNVAESWNAVLREAREYPIWPLGSTISASLDKFTPKVMEILAINFESSAGFEVKKIKHLEYEVRNKEGYSFHVDISKRFCSCFEFQLLEIPCQHAIAAAIVAKIKVDSLVAEEYTKNAMVAAYVGSVAPVIDTDDIIELTGQLSELDMLPPSSRRPPGRPHKKRFLSRGEVRMKTPRRRTVCSRCKGCGHNRATCKTPIS, encoded by the exons ATGGCCTTATATGCAATTAGAAAGAAGTTCCGGTTTCGTAACATCAGATCAGCACCAAATGGAATGGTTTTAAGGTGTTTTAGCTCCAACTGTCAGTGGAGGGCATACGCCACAAAGTTAACAGACTCGGACATCTACGAGATAAGAAAACTCGATCCCATTCACACCTGCTCCGTGGACGATAGATCCGGTTATCAGTCTCAAGTTACACATCATGTTGTTGGAGAGATGATGAAAGCTTGTTTCAATGGTAGTGGCGGTGGTCCAAAGCCTGGAGAGATACATCAAGTCATGCAAGGAGACCACGATGTCC AAGCAAACCCTGGAACTTTAGCCGAGATTGAAACTGAATACAAGGACAACATAGGAAACATGTTTAAATACATGTTTCTAGCTATGGGTGCCTCTATTATGGGATTTGAGTACATGAGAAAAGTTGTAGTTGTCGATGGAACCCATTTGAGAGGAAAATATGCTAGGTGTCTTCTAACTGCTTCTGCCCAAGATGGCAATTACCAAGTGTTTCCACTAGCCATTGCTATCGTCTACGGAGAAAAAGATAACTCGTGGGAGTGGTTCTTCGAAAAGTTACAAGCATTCATTCCAAATACAAACAATATAGTGTTTGTATCTGATAGACATTCATCCATCTATTACGGATTGGCCAAG CCGGATAATGCATCAGGTTTATCCAGAAGCGAAACACTGTGCATGCATCCTTCATTTAAAGAGACTAGGATTCTTGGTTTGCAAAGGCTGGAAGGACATATAG ATTATCTAATTGGAATAGGATTTGGGCATTGGGGGCGTTCCCATTTCCCCGGACGTCGATACAATATTATGACGAGTAACGTTGCGGAATCATGGAATGCAGTGCTTCGTGAGGCCAGAGAATACCCTATATGGCCCTT GGGCTCAACAATCTCAGCAAGTTTAGACAAATTCACACCGAAAGTAATGGAAATTCTCGCCATCAATTTCGAGTCTTCGGCAGGTTTTGAAGTGAAGAAAATAAAACACTTGGAGTATGAAGTACGAAACAAGGAAGGATATTCTTTCCACGTCGATATTTCCAAACGATTTTGTAGTTGTTTTGAGTTTCAACTCCTCGAAATTCCTTGTCAACATGCAATAGCAGCGGCCATCGTAGCCAAAATAAAAGTCGACTCATTGGTAGCTGAAGAGTACACCAAGAATGCAATGGTTGCTGCCTATGTGGGTAGTGTCGCTCCAGTGATTGATACCGATGATATCATAGAACTTACTGGTCAATTGTCCGAGTTAGATATGCTTCCTCCGTCTAGCAGGCGTCCCCCTGGCCGTCCACACAAGAAACGTTTCCTATCTCGTGGCGAAGTTCGT ATGAAGACACCAAGAAGACGAACTGTATGTAGTCGTTGCAAAGGTTGTGGTCACAATCGTGCAACATGCAAAACCCCTATCAGTTAA
- the LOC106315392 gene encoding WD repeat-containing protein 26 has product MENNEVLGSKGLLKKHEFVRILIQCLYSLGYKNSASCLEQESNISCKSSDFEFLEKQVLTGDWDSSLAVLDRVFDDSRDDSRRNTALYLVLKQCLSEYLRRGETSLALSVLQKQAQVFRVGREKIHMLAFDVITSKEMEPGEVDSCLVQDLRRRLLAELEKLIPTPVVIPGRRLEHLVESAVMNQIDTCMYHNSWDAVSLYEDHRCGRDQIPSETVQVLVAHKNEVWFVQFSDSGKYLATASSDCTAIIWKVLDDNEVELMHTLQSHQNPVSFVSWSPDDTKLLTCGNAEVLKLWDVETGVLRHTFGNNDSVFTVSSCAWFPDSTRLVCGSSDPERGIVMWDTDGNEIKAWRGTRIPKVVDLAVTPDGESMITVFSDKEIRILNLESLVERVVTEEQAITSLSVSGDGKFFIVNLSSQEIHLWDLAGEWKQPLKFTGHRQSKYVIRSCFGGLDSSFIASGSEDSQVYIWNVKNKKPLEVLSGHSMTVNCVSWNPRNPLMLASASDDQTIRIWGPGKPVR; this is encoded by the exons ATGGAGAATAATGAGGTTTTAGGGTCAAAAGGTTTGCTCAAGAAACACGAATTCGTCAGGATTCTCATCCAGTGCCTGTACTCCTTGGGTTACAAGAACTCCGCTTCTTGTCTTGAACAAGAGTCCAACATCTCCTGTAAATCCTCCGACTTCGAGTTTCTTGAAAAGCAAGTTTTGACCGGGGACTGGGATAGTTCCCTGGCCGTCCTCGACAGGGTTTTCGATGATTCGAGGGACGACAGCAGGAGGAACACTGCTTTGTATCTGGTGCTGAAGCAGTGTTTGTCTGAGTATTTGAGACGAGGGGAGACTTCTTTGGCACTGAGTGTGCTGCAGAAGCAAGCTCAGGTGTTCCGTGTGGGGAGAGAGAAGATTCACATGCTTGCTTTTGATGTTATTACTTCGAAGGAGATGGAACCTGGTGAAGTGGACAGCTGTTTGGTTCAAGATTTGAGGAGGAGGTTGCTGGCTGAGCTGGAGAAGCTGATTCCTACGCCTGTTGTTATTCCTGGGAGAAGGCTGGAGCATTTGGTTGAGTCTGCTGTGATGAACCAGATTGATACGTGTATGTATCATAACTCATGGGATGCAGTGTCACTCTACGAGGATCACCGTTGCGGAAGAGACCAAATCCCTTCAGAAACTGTTCAG GTTTTGGTGGCTCACAAAAATGAAGTGTGGTTTGTGCAATTTTCTGATAGTGGCAAGTATCTGGCCACTGCATCAAGCGATTGTACAGCTATCATATGGAAG GTACTGGATGACAACGAAGTGGAGTTGATGCACACGCTTCAGAGCCACCAAAATCCAGTTTCTTTTGTCTCGTGGAGCCCCGACGATACAAAACTGCTTACGTGCGGAAACGCCGAGGTTCTCAAGCTATGGGATGTTGAGACAGGTGTGTTGAGACACACATTTGGAAACAACGACAGCGTATTCACGGTCAGCTCTTGCGCATGGTTCCCTGACTCAACTCGGCTTGTCTGCGGCAGTTCTGACCCAGAGAGAGGGATTGTAATGTGGGATACTGATGGGAACGAGATCAAAGCCTGGAGAGGAACTAGAATTCCAAAG GTGGTGGATTTGGCTGTGACGCCGGATGGGGAGAGTATGATCACAGTGTTTTCGGATAAAGAGATCAGGATCTTGAATTTGGAGTCATTAGTGGAACGTGTTGTCACTGAGGAACAGGCGATTACTTCCCTTTCGGTTTCAGGTGATGGTAAGTTCTTTATAGTCAACTTGAGCAGCCAAGAGATACATCTTTGGGATCTTGCTGGAGAGTGGAAACAACCATTGAAGTTTACGGGTCACAGACAGAGCAAGTACGTGATACGGTCATGTTTTGGTGGGTTGGACAGTTCGTTCATCGCCAGTGGAAGTGAGGACTCACAG GTTTACATATGGAATGTGAAGAACAAGAAACCGCTTGAAGTGTTATCAGGTCATTCCATGACTGTTAACTGTGTGAGCTGGAACCCGAGAAATCCTCTGATGCTGGCCTCTGCGAGTGATGACCAAACCATCCGTATTTGGGGACCTGGTAAACCGGTTAGATAG
- the LOC106315391 gene encoding uncharacterized protein LOC106315391 isoform X2: protein MTQPTCSPQHQSPPRSMIPPRKSVASFHRRRGRSVVRMLLQREISPNAKFVSRKRWSKTRSYTMKQTGQSLLSWAEAESLQHLSAKYCSFGLSPKSTIAAAFSSDGKTLASTHGDHTVKIIDFQTGNCLRVLTGHHRTPWVVRFHPRDSEIVASGSLDQNVRLWNATTSECIKSHDFRKPIASMAFHAEDELLAVASGHKLHMWHYNGSGEESTPVVVLKTRRSLRAVHFHPHGAPFLMTAEVSEIDPLDSSMSIATSVGHLRYPPPPAIVFTRPESSQDLPLVPTPQTVGRNRSDRPELGNIRRFIQGWFMPEGHSLEGGVSFPVQPLANWVQSEFATPLSAAATELPCTIKIKVWQHDIGDPFALMKSDTCLLTIQHVVLCSEMGAHFSPCGRYLAACVACVVPHAEIDPGLQTLAQQDSGLATSPTQHPLTAHQVIYELRVYSLQKESFGSVLVSREIRAANCLTSIQFSPTSEHIMLAYGRHHAYLSNSIVTDGEATSHFFRVLEIYRVSDMELVRVLPSSEDEVNVACFHPSPGCGLVYGTKEGSLRIFQYNTAATSKFTGPNTYPDENLSEVA from the exons ATGACTCAACCTACCTGCTCCCCCCAACACCAATCTCCTCCTCGCTCGATGATCCCGCCTCGCAAATCCGTGGCCAGTTTCCACCGCCGCAG GGGGAGGAGCGTTGTGAGAATGCTTTTACAGAGGGAGATATCACCAAACGCCAAGTTTGTGTCGAGGAAACGTTGGAGTAAAACTAGATCATATACTATGAAACAGACAGGACAAAGTCTTCTTTCATG GGCTGAGGCAGAGTCATTGCAGCATTTATCTGCCAAGTACTGCTCTTTTGGACTTTCTCCAAAATCAACTATTGCAGCCGCTTTTAGTTCTGATGGAAAAACTCTTGCTTCTACCCA TGGTGATCATACCGTAAAGATTATTGACTTCCAAACTGGAAACTGCTTAAGAGTTTTGACCGGCCATCACAGGACTCCTTGGGTG GTTAGATTCCACCCGCGAGATTCAGAAATAGTTGCTAGCGGAAGTTTAGATCAGAATGTCCGCTTATGGAATGCCACTACTTCAGAGTGTATTAAATCTCATGACTTCC GGAAGCCTATTGCTTCTATGGCCTTCCATGCCGAGGATGAACTACTTGCTGTTGCTTCTGGTCATAAG CTGCACATGTGGCACTACAATGGGAGTGGAGAGGAATCAACACCAGTTGTTGTATTGAAGACGAGGCGTTCTCTGAGAGCTGTACACTTTCACCCTCATGGGGCTCCGTTTCTCATGACCGCAGAG GTGAGTGAAATAGATCCGTTAGATTCATCAATGTCTATAGCAACATCTGTGGGTCACTTGAGGTATCCTCCTCCCCCTGCTATCGTTTTCACTCGCCCTGAAAGCAGTCAAGACCTTCCTCTTGTGCCAACTCCACAAACTGTTGGAAGGAACCGATCAGATCGCCCTGAGCTTGGAAATATTCGGCGGTTTATACAAGGATGGTTTATGCCTGAAGGTCATAGTCTTGAGGGTGGAGTATCTTTTCCAGTTCAACCTTTGGCGAACTGGGTGCAGTCTGAGTTTGCTACCCCGCTTTCGGCTGCAGCTACAGAATTGCCTTGCACTATCAAAATCAAAGTGTGGCAACATGACATCGGAGACCCATTTGCACTGATGAAATCTGACACATGTCTGTTAACAATACAGCATGTCGTCCTTTGCAG TGAGATGGGAGCTCATTTTTCGCCCTGTGGGAGATACTTAGCAGCCTGTGTTGCATGTGTTGTTCCTCATGCTGAGATAGATCCTGGACTGCAGACACTAGCTCAACAAGACTCAGGGCTTGCAACTTCCCCTACTCAACACCCTCTCACAGCACACCAAGTCATTTACGAGCTTCGTGTCTATTCTCTCCAAAAGGAAAG CTTTGGTTCAGTACTTGTGTCACGTGAAATTAGAGCTGCGAATTGCTTGACCTCTATCCAG TTCTCGCCCACCTCCGAGCATATAATGCTTGCATATGGACGGCATCATGCTTATCTTTCGAATAGCATTGTTACTGATGGTGAAGCTACATCACATTTTTTCAGAGTGTTGGAG ATATACAGAGTTTCGGATATGGAGCTTGTGAGAGTACTCCCAAGTTCAGAGGATGAAGTGAATGTTGCTTGTTTTCATCCTTCTCCTGGATGTGGGCTTGTTTATGGAACCAAG GAGGGTTCACTGAGGATTTTCCAGTACAATACAGCTGCTACCTCTAAATTCACTGGACCAAACACCTATCCTGATGAGAACTTGTCCGAGGTAGCCTAG
- the LOC106315391 gene encoding uncharacterized protein LOC106315391 isoform X1, with product MTQPTCSPQHQSPPRSMIPPRKSVASFHRRRGRSVVRMLLQREISPNAKFVSRKRWSKTRSYTMKQTGQSLLSWAEAESLQHLSAKYCSFGLSPKSTIAAAFSSDGKTLASTHYFSCSGDHTVKIIDFQTGNCLRVLTGHHRTPWVVRFHPRDSEIVASGSLDQNVRLWNATTSECIKSHDFRKPIASMAFHAEDELLAVASGHKLHMWHYNGSGEESTPVVVLKTRRSLRAVHFHPHGAPFLMTAEVSEIDPLDSSMSIATSVGHLRYPPPPAIVFTRPESSQDLPLVPTPQTVGRNRSDRPELGNIRRFIQGWFMPEGHSLEGGVSFPVQPLANWVQSEFATPLSAAATELPCTIKIKVWQHDIGDPFALMKSDTCLLTIQHVVLCSEMGAHFSPCGRYLAACVACVVPHAEIDPGLQTLAQQDSGLATSPTQHPLTAHQVIYELRVYSLQKESFGSVLVSREIRAANCLTSIQFSPTSEHIMLAYGRHHAYLSNSIVTDGEATSHFFRVLEIYRVSDMELVRVLPSSEDEVNVACFHPSPGCGLVYGTKEGSLRIFQYNTAATSKFTGPNTYPDENLSEVA from the exons ATGACTCAACCTACCTGCTCCCCCCAACACCAATCTCCTCCTCGCTCGATGATCCCGCCTCGCAAATCCGTGGCCAGTTTCCACCGCCGCAG GGGGAGGAGCGTTGTGAGAATGCTTTTACAGAGGGAGATATCACCAAACGCCAAGTTTGTGTCGAGGAAACGTTGGAGTAAAACTAGATCATATACTATGAAACAGACAGGACAAAGTCTTCTTTCATG GGCTGAGGCAGAGTCATTGCAGCATTTATCTGCCAAGTACTGCTCTTTTGGACTTTCTCCAAAATCAACTATTGCAGCCGCTTTTAGTTCTGATGGAAAAACTCTTGCTTCTACCCA TTACTTTTCTTGTAGTGGTGATCATACCGTAAAGATTATTGACTTCCAAACTGGAAACTGCTTAAGAGTTTTGACCGGCCATCACAGGACTCCTTGGGTG GTTAGATTCCACCCGCGAGATTCAGAAATAGTTGCTAGCGGAAGTTTAGATCAGAATGTCCGCTTATGGAATGCCACTACTTCAGAGTGTATTAAATCTCATGACTTCC GGAAGCCTATTGCTTCTATGGCCTTCCATGCCGAGGATGAACTACTTGCTGTTGCTTCTGGTCATAAG CTGCACATGTGGCACTACAATGGGAGTGGAGAGGAATCAACACCAGTTGTTGTATTGAAGACGAGGCGTTCTCTGAGAGCTGTACACTTTCACCCTCATGGGGCTCCGTTTCTCATGACCGCAGAG GTGAGTGAAATAGATCCGTTAGATTCATCAATGTCTATAGCAACATCTGTGGGTCACTTGAGGTATCCTCCTCCCCCTGCTATCGTTTTCACTCGCCCTGAAAGCAGTCAAGACCTTCCTCTTGTGCCAACTCCACAAACTGTTGGAAGGAACCGATCAGATCGCCCTGAGCTTGGAAATATTCGGCGGTTTATACAAGGATGGTTTATGCCTGAAGGTCATAGTCTTGAGGGTGGAGTATCTTTTCCAGTTCAACCTTTGGCGAACTGGGTGCAGTCTGAGTTTGCTACCCCGCTTTCGGCTGCAGCTACAGAATTGCCTTGCACTATCAAAATCAAAGTGTGGCAACATGACATCGGAGACCCATTTGCACTGATGAAATCTGACACATGTCTGTTAACAATACAGCATGTCGTCCTTTGCAG TGAGATGGGAGCTCATTTTTCGCCCTGTGGGAGATACTTAGCAGCCTGTGTTGCATGTGTTGTTCCTCATGCTGAGATAGATCCTGGACTGCAGACACTAGCTCAACAAGACTCAGGGCTTGCAACTTCCCCTACTCAACACCCTCTCACAGCACACCAAGTCATTTACGAGCTTCGTGTCTATTCTCTCCAAAAGGAAAG CTTTGGTTCAGTACTTGTGTCACGTGAAATTAGAGCTGCGAATTGCTTGACCTCTATCCAG TTCTCGCCCACCTCCGAGCATATAATGCTTGCATATGGACGGCATCATGCTTATCTTTCGAATAGCATTGTTACTGATGGTGAAGCTACATCACATTTTTTCAGAGTGTTGGAG ATATACAGAGTTTCGGATATGGAGCTTGTGAGAGTACTCCCAAGTTCAGAGGATGAAGTGAATGTTGCTTGTTTTCATCCTTCTCCTGGATGTGGGCTTGTTTATGGAACCAAG GAGGGTTCACTGAGGATTTTCCAGTACAATACAGCTGCTACCTCTAAATTCACTGGACCAAACACCTATCCTGATGAGAACTTGTCCGAGGTAGCCTAG